In a genomic window of Helianthus annuus cultivar XRQ/B chromosome 10, HanXRQr2.0-SUNRISE, whole genome shotgun sequence:
- the LOC118482704 gene encoding uncharacterized protein LOC118482704 produces MAGSDEANSHPAEGNTRINITGAELQALITAAVSQAVEAKFKEPSVVRSQTLSKTHSQPHTHRKSESPHSSNQGSVPKKQVVPEHTLRHAKGCTYKYFVSCKPRDFTGEKGAIDCMKWLDEMETVIDISGCAKEDVVMFVSQSFKGDALTWWKALVQSIGKVHLYNLSWEKFVDLVKDTYCPQHEVERIETDFLTLVMKDLDCGSYVTSFNSMSRLVSYLVTPKPKRIARFIGGLAPEVKGNVKASKPTTYRSAVDLSLSLTLDIVRSRAKKNSKEGKRKREDDQSSQSNKKGKGNSGSKKGQTGDKPRCKTCHKRHFGKCNQDPQAKPCGICKKKGHKSVECRNIKDATYYGCNEKGHIKTNFPKYAKKPEEAKKNNARVFQMQAREAVTDDNVITDIKYEAELADGTLESASTLLDGCSISIKNYYVPLSLLPMKLAVTIQGDTQYGLPSNVSILKVSQCLKGGCVIYMAQVTVNDPKPKIEDIPIISEYPDVFPNELPGLPPERLLATQKDAVLEVNLPNES; encoded by the exons ATGGCTGGCTCAGACGAAGCAAACAGTCATCCAGCAGAGGGCAACACCAGAATTAATATTACTGGTGCCGAACTGCAAGCTTTGATCACTGCTGCAGTTTCTCAAGCGGTAGAGGCTAAGTTTAAAGAGCCGAGTGTTGTTCGGTCTCAAACTCTTTCAAAAACCCATTCTCAACCACATACTCACAGGAAAAGTGAGTCCCCACACTCGTCTAACCAGGGTAGTGTACCCAAGAAGCAGGTTGTTCCTGAGCATACCCTTAGGCACGCCAAGGGTTGTACCTACAAATATTTTGTTTCCTGTAAGCcaagagactttacaggagaaaaaggGGCGATAGACTGTATGaagtggttagatgagatggaaaCGGTGATAGATATTAGCGGTTGCGCTAAAGAAGATGTGGTTATGTTTGTCTCCCAATCTTTTAAGGGCGATGCCCTTACATGGTGGAAAGCGCTTGTACAATCCATTGGGAAAGTGCATTTGTATAATCTCTCATGGGAGAAGTTTGTTGATCTGGTTAAGGACACTTattgtcctcagcatgaggtggagcgTATAGAGACTGATTTTCTCACCCTCGTGATGAAGGATCTAGACTGTGGATCCTATGTGACTAGTTTCAATTCTATGTCGAGGCTTGTGTCGTATTTAGTCACACCTAAGCCCAAGCGCATTGCGCGTTTTATTGGTGGTTTAGCCCCTGAAGTTAAGGGGAATGTTAAGGCTTCAAAGCCAACCACCTATAGATCCGCTGTGGATCTATCATTATCCCTCACATTGGATATTGTGAGGAGCAGGGCGAAGAAAAATTCTAAAGAGGGGAAGAGGAAGAGAGAGGATGATCAGTCCTCCCAGTCGAATAAGAAGGGAAAAGGGAACTCTGGTTCCAAGAAAGGGCAGACTGGTGATAAGCCCAGGTGTAAGACTTGCCACAAAAGGCATTTTGGCAAGTGCAACCAAGACCCACAGGCTAAACCGTGTGGAATCTGCAAGAAGAAGGGGCACAAATCTGTCGAGTGCCGGAACATTAAGGATGCAACCTAttacggttgcaatgaaaaggggcacatcaagaccaattTCCCCAAGTATGCGAAGAAGCCTGAGGAGGCTAAGAAGAACAATGCCAGGGTGTTTCAGATGCAGGCACGGGAAGCGGTGACCGATGAtaacgtcataacag acataaagTATGAGGCAGAACtcgctgatggtaccttagaatcagcttcaactcttcttgatggatgttcCATATCCATTAAGAACTATTATGTCCCGTTGTCCCTcctgccaatgaaattggctg TCACTATCCAAGGAGACACACAGTACGGGTTGCCCAGCAATGTGTCTATTCTTAAAGTATCCCAGTGTTTGAAGGGcggatgtgtcatttacatggcacaagtgactgtcAATGacccgaagccgaagattgaagacattccaatcATTTCAGAgtatcctgatgtctttcctAATGAGTTACCgggattacctcctgagag ACTATTAGCTACACAGAAAGACGCTGTATTGGAAGTTAATCTTCCAAATGAAAGTTAG
- the LOC118482705 gene encoding pollen-specific leucine-rich repeat extensin-like protein 3, which produces MPPRVRGRGKGPMRGGPSSAGPSHRRTPSVSLSSSDSHDMWGQPYEPARHSVSLSSSPSFHPSFGPFAPNEPEQSHHSHESYHSHHSLQSHSFHHSDSPYSPRQFNPADYVNDFLGYNPLGPEDHFSQEMEMDDDPDLEMQTGTPGHPISISSGSLFQGSPYHGPDSFQEKMATYDWFFTPSYHSSPAQPPLEDPQLQAVSPPPLPVEEPPQPPPEPPRRRRNARMSVRGGPRFSSPCGSSSYPPIPEDPQMGGPSNAAPEANPPQASYAPPQPPVGFDNPIPTYPGPSGYNPYENPSGYPSDYVSQDPYLTAAQYHHLYPSTYPSMHPAGYPMQGYQYPPYQPPPPQQLQQHQQSQEILERLDKVEHKTKKNKERHNSFMKGLANLIKGKKK; this is translated from the coding sequence ATGCCTCCAAGAGTAAGAGGGCGAGGCAAGGGTCCCATGCGTGGAGGACCGTCATCAGCTGGGCCATCGCACAGACGCACTCCATCGGTGTCTCTATCCTCCTCCGACTCGCACGATATGTGGGGTCAACCTTACGAGCCGGCAAGACACTCGGTCTCGCTAAGCTCTTCGCCATCTTTTCATCCGTCTTTCGGACCATTTGCCCCAAACGAACCCGAACAATCTCACCATTCGCATGAGTCTTACCATTCACACCACTCTTTGCAATCCCATTCATTTCACCACTCTGACTCCCCCTACTCTCCGAGACAGTTTAACCCAGCCGACTATGTTAATGATTTTCTTGGCTATAACCCATTGGGCCCTGAGGACCATTTCTCTCAGGAAATGGAAATGGATGATGACCCCGACCTGGAGATGCAAACAGGAACCCCGGGCCACCCTATCAGCATATCTAGTGGGTCTCTGTTTCAGGGATCCCCTTATCATGGGCCCGATTCCTTCCAGGAAAAAATGGCTACCTATGACTGGTTCTTTACTCCATCTTATCATAGCTCACCGGCTCAACCACCTTTGGAAGATCCTCAACTTCAAGctgtctcaccaccaccactcccggTAGAGGAACCACCGCAGCCACCTCCCGAGCCTCCGAGGCGAAGGAGGAACGCACGCATGTCCGTAAGAGGAGGACCCCGTTTCAGTTCTCCTTGTGGTTCGAGTTCCTATCCCCCTATCCCAGAGGACCCCCAGATGGGTGGACCCTCAAACGCGGCACCGGAGGCTAATCCTCCGCAAGCTTCTTATGCACCACCTCAGCCGCctgtgggttttgataacccaattccaACGTACCCAGGTCCTTCCGGGTACAATCCTTATGAGAACCCATCAGGGTACCCCTCGGACTATGTATCTCAGGACCCATACCTCACGGCTGCGCAGTATCATCACCTCTATCCTTCTACTTACCCTTCTATGCATCCAGCTGGATATCCGATGCAGGGTTACCAGTACCCTCCATACCAGCCACCTCCTCCCCAGCAGCTTCAGCAACACCAACAATCTCAGGAAATTCTGGAGAGGCTAGATAAGGTCGAGCATAAGACTAAGAAGAACAAAGAAAGGCATAATAGCTTCATGAAAGGTCTTGCGAACCTTATCAAAGGGAAGAAGAAGTAG